One segment of Lytechinus variegatus isolate NC3 chromosome 13, Lvar_3.0, whole genome shotgun sequence DNA contains the following:
- the LOC121426484 gene encoding ataxin-10-like produces MDGQTGDSLMKRMYADNTLREPSDILKILKEFTLCSRDNSFRMALTEPNIRSLTDYFQLSAEGVSSEQALAVECCTECLRCLRNACAGCVKNQELVLTPSVIPSVRQLLTFLLEKSQLEDPYVVLLRCCVQFLNNLVSGFENGQRAVWKDIILDLMHRLLQIPDSKVTQYSCMLLQALLESSENILSFAEAANASKSLEAVLVACSEENEHDFSLQLVQCMLRSSAITSSLFDQLSISSQIILLHIASACISSESRQQHPEIPKTISDSLLLCFAQKFKSTSHCILSLAMKDGHEEDQNPQLVMSLLDVLCAVSAETDLQSCLQEMDFVLEASLELLEMVEQVGRSSNNAFSVKQDLTGTATADAAEPGYGFKTNLVQLIGNLCFRHRRNQDRVRELKGIPTILQQCNIDSKNAFINQWAILAIRNLCENNLENQAVLLSLENQGVADNEALARLGYEAAMGEDGHIYLKNLKR; encoded by the coding sequence ATGGATGGACAGACGGGAGATTCATTGATGAAACGTATGTACGCTGATAACACACTGAGGGAACCTAGTGACATCTTGAAGATTCTGAAAGAATTCACACTATGTTCCAGAGACAACTCCTTCAGGATGGCTTTGACCGAACCCAACATTCGCTCATTGACTGATTACTTCCAGCTGAGTGCTGAAGGTGTATCTAGTGAGCAAGCCCTTGCTGTCGAATGCTGCACGGAATGCTTGAGGTGTCTTCGGAATGCTTGTGCCGGATGTGTGAAGAACCAGGAGTTGGTGTTGACTCCATCGGTAATTCCATCTGTGCGGCAGCTTTTGACGTTTCTCCTTGAGAAAAGTCAGCTGGAAGATCCATATGTTGTACTGCTGAGGTGCTGTGTCCAGTTCCTGAATAATCTTGTCAGTGGTTTTGAGAACGGGCAGAGAGCAGTCTGGAAGGACATCATCCTTGATTTGATGCATCGCCTTCTGCAGATTCCTGATAGTAAGGTGACCCAGTACTCCTGCATGCTTCTTCAGGCTCTCCTGGAGTCCTCAGAAAACATTTTAAGTTTTGCAGAGGCTGCAAATGCATCTAAAAGTCTGGAAGCTGTTTTGGTTGCTTGTTCAGAGGAAAATGAGCACGACTTTAGTCTCCAGCTCGTCCAGTGCATGCTGCGGTCCTCCGCCATCACCTCTTCGTTATTTGACCAGCTTAGCATCTCCTCGCAGATAATCTTACTCCACATTGCCAGTGCTTGCATTTCCTCCGAGTCCCGCCAGCAGCATCCAGAAATACCCAAAACCATATCCGACTCTTTACTGTTGTGCTTTGCCCAGAAGTTCAAAAGCACTTCTCACTGCATTCTTAGCCTAGCCATGAAAGATGGCCATGAAGAGGACCAAAATCCTCAACTTGTGATGTCTCTCTTGGATGTTCTATGTGCTGTCTCTGCTGAAACTGACCTTCAGTCATGCCTACAGGAGATGGACTTTGTCCTGGAAGCCAGCCTAGAGCTGCTGGAAATGGTAGAGCAGGTTGGCCGAAGCAGCAATAATGCCTTCAGCGTCAAACAAGACCTCACTGGAACTGCTACTGCGGATGCTGCAGAGCCTGGGTATGGCTTCAAGACAAACTTGGTTCAACTCATTGGAAACCTGTGCTTCCGCCACAGAAGAAACCAGGACAGGGTCAGGGAGCTGAAGGGAATTCCAACCATACTCCAACAGTGCAACATTGACAGCAAGAATGCGTTCATCAACCAGTGGGCCATACTGGCCATCCGTAATCTTTGTGAGAACAATCTTGAGAACCAGGCTGTCCTGCTGTCGCTTGAGAACCAAGGTGTAGCCGACAATGAAGCTTTAGCTAGGTTAGGATATGAAGCAGCAATGGGCGAGGATGGtcatatatatttgaaaaatttgaAGAGGTGA